The nucleotide window GAAAGGTAAAAAAATGGAATTATATAAAAAAACTGCAAGTGAAATAACTGAAATGATTAAAAATAAAGAAATTACGTCAAAAGAAGTAACAAAATATTTTTTAGACAGAATAAATTTATTGGAAAAAAAAATTGGAGCATTTTCAAATGTTTTAAAAGAAAAATCAATGGAAAGTGCCGAAATATATGATAATGATAACAGTGAAGAAAAGCGAAAGAACTATGACAGTGATTTGTTGTTTGGGGTGCCTGTAGCATTAAAAGATAATATACTTTCAAAAGGTGATTTGACAACAGCTTCGTCACGTATTTTGAAAAATTACAAAGGAATATATGATGCTACGGTTGTAGAAAGACTTAAAAAAGCAGGCGTGCCTCTAATAGGAAAGGCTAATATGGATGAGTTTGCAATGGGATCATCTAATGAAAACTCTGCAATAAAACCTGTGTCAAATCCATGGGATTTATCAAGAGTGCCGGGAGGAAGCAGCGGAGGTTCAGCTGCAGCTGTAGCAGCAGGACAGGTACCAATAGCACTTGGAACTGATACAGGAGGAAGTATAAGACAGCCTGCTTCTCTTACAGGAACTGTAGGGATAAAGCCTACATATGGAAGAGTATCAAGATATGGGCTTATAGCGTTCGGTTCATCACTTGACCAGATAGGTGCATTGGCAAAATCGACTGAAGATTTGGCAAGGATTATGCAAATAATAGCGGGATATGATGAAAAAGATCCTACCACTGCCGATGTGGAAGTACCCAACTATCTGGAAAATATAAATAAAGACATAAAAGGACTGAAAATAGGTCTTCCCAAAGAATATTATACGGATGAACTGGATGAAAATATAAAAAAAGTCATTGATAAAGCGGTAAAAGAGTTGGAAGAAACAGGAGCTGAAGTGAGAGAAGTATCATTACCTTATACTAAATATGCTATCTCAACATATTACATCATTTCATCGGCAGAAGCCGCATCAAATCTGTCGAGATATGACGGAGTGAGATACGGAGTAAGGGGAAATAATGAAAATATAGAAGATATGTATGTGGAATCAAGAAGTGAAGGTTTCGGTTCCGAAGTGAAAAGACGTATAATGATAGGGAATTATGTTTTAAGTTCGGGATTTTATGATGCATATTATAAGAAAGCTTCTCAAGTGAGGCGGCTCATAAAAAACGATTTTGAAAGAGTGTTGGAAGAAGTGGATATTATTCTTATTCCGACATCTCCTACAACAGCTTTCAAAAAAGGTGAAAAAAATAATGATCCGATGCAAATGTATTTGGCGGATATTTACACAGTTTCAGTGAATATGGCAGGACTTCCTGCAATATCAGTACCCGCAGGATTTGTCAATGGGCTTCCTGTAGGAATACAGATGATAGGGAATTATTTTAAAGAAGATTTACTGTTTAATGTATCAAATGTGTATGAAAAAAAAAGAGGGCAAATAGAATATCCCGAATTATAATATAAATTTAAGAGAAATGTGATACAAATAAAAAAATAGATGATACAAAAACGATTTTTCAAATTTATAAGAAAATTTTCTTGTTAATTACTATAAAGAAAAAATAGAGATGTGGAAATTTTATGTAGTCATCTCATATATAAATAAGTAAAATCCGGATACTGCTTTGGTAAAAAAGTAATGCAGCTTCAAATTACTATATATAGTTGAGGAAGGGTTTAAAGAAACATAGGAAAAAATTATCGGGAAATTTATTAATCATTTGATTATTGAAGCTGAAAAGAAAAAACATAAGAAAATAAAAGTAGCTGTTTATAATCATTGGAAGGAGTTGTATTTTTAATAAAATATAACTTTAAAATAACCCGAATTTCTGAAGAAAAGTATAGAAATGAAATAAAAATTCATTTGGAATATTAAATAAATCAGTGAATAAGAGGATTTTTAAGAAGGAGGAACAGCAATAATGAGCATAGAATATGAAACGGTCATAGGATTGGAAGTTCATTGTCAGCTAAAAACAGAAACTAAAGTATGGTGTTCATGTAATGCCGATTATGATAATGAAGAGGCTAATTTAGCTACATGTCCTATATGTACGGGACAGCCGGGAGCATTACCGAAGCTGAATAGTAAAGTTTTGGATTATGCGTTGAAGGCTGCATTGGCTCTGGATTGTGAAATTAACAATGAAAGCCGGTTTGACAGAAAAAATTATTTTTATCCCGATTCACCGAAAAATTATCAGATAACGCAATATTTTAAGCCTTATGCTGAAAATGGAAAACTGCACATAACTACAAATAGTGGAAAAGCTTCAGTTATAGGGATAGAAAGAATACAGATAGAAGAAGATACTGCCAAGAGTATACATACAGAATCTGAAAGTTTATTGAACTATAACAGGGCATCAGTACCGTTAATAGAAATAATTTCAAAACCTGAGATTAAAAATTCTGAGGAAGCTTATGCTTACCTGAACAC belongs to Leptotrichia sp. OH3620_COT-345 and includes:
- the gatA gene encoding Asp-tRNA(Asn)/Glu-tRNA(Gln) amidotransferase subunit GatA → MELYKKTASEITEMIKNKEITSKEVTKYFLDRINLLEKKIGAFSNVLKEKSMESAEIYDNDNSEEKRKNYDSDLLFGVPVALKDNILSKGDLTTASSRILKNYKGIYDATVVERLKKAGVPLIGKANMDEFAMGSSNENSAIKPVSNPWDLSRVPGGSSGGSAAAVAAGQVPIALGTDTGGSIRQPASLTGTVGIKPTYGRVSRYGLIAFGSSLDQIGALAKSTEDLARIMQIIAGYDEKDPTTADVEVPNYLENINKDIKGLKIGLPKEYYTDELDENIKKVIDKAVKELEETGAEVREVSLPYTKYAISTYYIISSAEAASNLSRYDGVRYGVRGNNENIEDMYVESRSEGFGSEVKRRIMIGNYVLSSGFYDAYYKKASQVRRLIKNDFERVLEEVDIILIPTSPTTAFKKGEKNNDPMQMYLADIYTVSVNMAGLPAISVPAGFVNGLPVGIQMIGNYFKEDLLFNVSNVYEKKRGQIEYPEL